One part of the Arachidicoccus terrestris genome encodes these proteins:
- a CDS encoding glutathione peroxidase — translation MKKYYFLSLLSIAVVFSMSFCKTGNTTPDMQEKNTNTMVSPIKSQTAMAQTIYDFKIASIDGGTIDFSKYKGKYILIVNTASKCGYTPQYKGLEQLYKDYGDKLVVVGFPSDNFHDQEFHDNKDIKAFCEKNYGVTFPLTTRVDVKGNDITPVFDYLTHKSENGQLDAVISWNFNKFLIDPQGKLLAHFDSKVTPESPEITHYFN, via the coding sequence ATGAAAAAGTACTATTTTTTAAGCTTGCTAAGTATAGCTGTTGTATTTAGTATGTCCTTTTGCAAGACCGGTAATACAACACCTGATATGCAAGAAAAAAACACAAATACAATGGTCTCCCCGATAAAATCTCAGACAGCCATGGCTCAGACGATCTATGATTTCAAAATTGCATCTATTGACGGGGGTACTATTGATTTCTCAAAATATAAGGGTAAATATATCCTCATTGTCAATACAGCCTCTAAATGTGGTTATACACCACAGTATAAGGGGCTGGAGCAACTTTATAAGGATTATGGCGATAAGCTGGTGGTCGTAGGATTTCCATCTGATAATTTCCATGACCAAGAGTTTCATGACAACAAGGATATCAAGGCTTTTTGTGAAAAGAATTACGGCGTGACATTCCCTTTGACAACCAGAGTGGATGTCAAAGGGAATGACATAACTCCTGTATTCGACTATCTGACCCATAAGTCAGAAAATGGACAGCTGGATGCTGTGATTTCCTGGAATTTCAATAAATTTTTGATCGATCCTCAGGGAAAGCTGCTGGCGCACTTTGATTCCAAAGTCACTCCGGAAAGCCCAGAAATCACACATTATTTTAATTGA